One region of Candidatus Acetothermia bacterium genomic DNA includes:
- a CDS encoding ABC transporter permease — translation MRRLWTFLAVLMRFLIEHKRYPFNTLSALATLYIVFLLLFAGARYAQGMGVDLFGEGLESLVVGYLVWTFAIIAYSDLSWEMMREAQQGTLEQLYMCPVGFRFVSASWIVASFLVSLLWVAVLLGLMTLTTGRLLRLPLGTVLPLLLLTVAPVYGIGFVMAGLALVYKRIQAFFQVLQFVFVALVALPADAPWGKALPLALGTRLLGRVVVDGETLTTLPLGDLLALVGTAVFYLAVGVAVFRVFEGVAKDRGLLAHY, via the coding sequence ATGAGGCGCCTGTGGACGTTTCTCGCCGTGCTGATGCGGTTTCTGATCGAGCACAAGCGCTATCCATTCAACACCCTGTCCGCCCTCGCCACGCTGTACATCGTGTTCCTCCTCCTCTTCGCCGGGGCCCGCTACGCCCAGGGGATGGGGGTGGACCTGTTCGGGGAGGGGCTAGAGAGCCTGGTGGTGGGCTACCTCGTGTGGACGTTTGCCATCATTGCCTACTCCGACCTGTCCTGGGAGATGATGCGGGAGGCCCAGCAGGGGACGCTGGAGCAGCTGTACATGTGCCCGGTGGGGTTCCGGTTCGTGAGCGCCTCGTGGATCGTGGCGTCGTTCCTGGTAAGCCTGCTTTGGGTGGCGGTGCTTCTGGGGCTCATGACCCTCACCACGGGGCGGCTCCTCCGGCTCCCCCTGGGCACCGTGCTCCCCCTGCTCCTCCTCACGGTGGCCCCGGTGTACGGGATCGGGTTCGTCATGGCGGGGCTGGCCCTCGTCTACAAGCGGATCCAGGCGTTTTTCCAGGTCCTGCAGTTCGTGTTCGTGGCCCTGGTGGCCCTTCCCGCGGACGCCCCGTGGGGGAAGGCGCTCCCGCTTGCGCTGGGGACCCGGCTCCTCGGGCGGGTGGTGGTGGACGGGGAGACCCTGACCACCCTCCCCCTCGGGGACCTCCTAGCCCTGGTGGGGACGGCGGTGTTCTACTTGGCGGTGGGGGTCGCGGTGTTCCGCGTGTTCGAGGGGGTAGCCAAGGACCGCGGGCTCCTCGCCCACTACTAG